A region of Nerophis lumbriciformis linkage group LG26, RoL_Nlum_v2.1, whole genome shotgun sequence DNA encodes the following proteins:
- the LOC133623994 gene encoding uncharacterized protein → MCERTIAEYEEELCPTKEENNQLLDAVFKKHQVVSHRTDVYEQHLLPEQQEWRSRMEQEEPQIPHYKKEQEDPHTSHFKEEEEEHSISQEGEHPEWLEELPLTVIVKSEDDEVIEESEERREAEPPSSSSTQHMTTEADGDHCGGSQADKLLAPLSDSEDTTSHSPDTDDEDSKDDKTCHTDNTHFACSHCDKTFKYHCRLKVHMRKHTGEKPFCCSLCGKDYTQRQHLKTHMRTHTGEKPFSCSFCGKGFKQSHNLKIHTRIHTGEKPFSCSVCCKDFVQRQDLKVHMRTHTGDKPFMCSFCSKRFSVKANLIMHTKIHTGEKPFICPVCGKGITQSRNLKRHMRTHTGDKCFSCSVCGKGFIQSGELKVHMRIHTGEKPFICTICGKDFVTSQQLKEHTRTHSGEKTYSCSICDKSFCHPRSLVVHMRIHTGEKTYTCTICNKTFGRQRNFVVHMRTHTGEKVLSCSVCGERFSYKYQCKKHKCAGENSSSK, encoded by the coding sequence ACGTCTATGAACAGCACCTTCTCCCTGAGCAACAGGAGTGGCGCTCAAGGATGGAGCAAGAGGAGCCACAGATCCCGCACTATAAAAAGGAACAGGAGGACCCACATACCTCCCATttcaaagaggaagaggaggaacacagcatcagtcaggagggagagcacCCTGAATGGTTGGAGGAGTTGCCATTGACTGtcattgtgaagagtgaagatgatgaggtcattGAGGAGAGTGAGGAgaggagagaggcggagcctccaagcagcagctcaactcaacacatgacaacagaagctgatggagaccactgtggaggatcacaagcagacaagctcttagctccactatcagatagtgaggacacaacgtcacactctcctgacactgatgatgaagactctaaagatgataagacatgtcacactgacaacacacacttcgCATGCTCTCACTGCGACAAAACCTTTAAATACCATTGTCgtctgaaagtacacatgagaaaacacactggagaaaaacctttttgttGTTCACTCTGCGGTAAAGATTATACTCAGAGACAACATTTGAAaacgcacatgagaacacacaccggtGAAAAACCGTTTTCGTGCTCATTCTGCGGCAAAGGTTTCAAACAAAGTCACAATTTGAAAATACAcacgagaatacacactggagaaaaacccttttcaTGTTCGGTCTGTTGCAAAGATTTTGTACAAAGACaggatttgaaagtacacatgagaacacacactggagacaaACCATTCATGTGTTCATTTTGCAGTAAAAGATTCTCTGTCAAGGCCAATTTGATCATGCACACAAAAATACACACTGGCGAAAAACCTTTCATCTGTCCAGTCTGTGGTAAAGGTATTACACAAAGTCGCAATttaaaaagacacatgagaacacacactggagataaatgtttttcatgttcagtctgtggtaaaggtttcatACAAAGTGGTgagttgaaagtacacatgagaatacacaccggagaaaaaccttttatctgtacaatctgtggtaaagatttTGTAACCAGTCAACAATTGAAAGAACACACGAGAACACACAGTGGAGAAAAAACatattcatgttcaatctgcgacAAAAGTTTTTGTCACCCTAGAAGCCTTGtggtacacatgagaatacacactggtgaaaaaacaTATACGTGCACAATATGCAACAAAACCTTTGGTCGCCAGAGAAACTTcgtagtacacatgagaacacacacaggtgagaaagtgttgagttgcagtgtgtgtggtgaaagattctcttataagtaccagtgtaagaaacacaagtgtgctggtgagaacagcagcagcaaatga